From Marivirga harenae, one genomic window encodes:
- a CDS encoding zinc dependent phospholipase C family protein — protein sequence MKRFYLIVFILIFFSPTLSFQNIRKANWGFFAHQKINRLAVFTLPPEMITFYKHHIQYITENAVNPDRRRYAVDYEAPRHYIDLDVYGDSAVYKMPRYWNDAVEKFTEDTLQAYGIVPWHVHFVTYQLTEAFKNNNAEDILRYSADLGHYIADANVPLHTTKNYNGQLTGQYGIHGFWESRLPELYSNEYDFFIGKAEYVNNTQFAIWNAVKDAHLALDSVFGFEKKLTEKMADDRKYSSELRGNVNVKVYSRDFSKAYHDLLNHQVERRMKNSIKMVGDFWFTAWVNAGQPDLDILIDERAIFSTEEFIPQDKGEELRIHESGVQN from the coding sequence ATGAAACGTTTTTACTTGATAGTATTCATTTTAATATTTTTCTCTCCAACACTTTCTTTTCAAAATATCAGAAAAGCAAACTGGGGCTTCTTTGCACACCAAAAAATCAACAGATTAGCAGTTTTCACGCTTCCACCTGAGATGATTACTTTTTACAAGCACCATATTCAGTATATCACAGAAAATGCGGTGAATCCAGACAGAAGACGCTATGCGGTGGATTATGAGGCCCCTAGACATTATATAGATTTGGATGTTTATGGTGATAGTGCTGTATATAAAATGCCTCGTTACTGGAATGATGCAGTGGAAAAATTCACAGAAGATACTTTACAGGCCTATGGTATCGTACCCTGGCATGTACATTTTGTCACCTACCAACTAACAGAAGCCTTTAAGAATAATAATGCCGAGGATATTCTTCGATACTCAGCTGATTTAGGTCATTACATCGCAGATGCAAATGTCCCATTGCATACCACGAAAAACTACAACGGTCAATTAACAGGGCAATACGGGATTCATGGTTTTTGGGAGTCTCGTTTACCTGAACTCTACTCGAATGAATACGATTTCTTTATCGGAAAAGCTGAATATGTGAACAATACTCAATTTGCCATCTGGAATGCTGTTAAAGATGCTCATTTAGCATTAGATTCAGTATTTGGTTTCGAAAAAAAATTAACCGAAAAAATGGCTGATGACCGAAAATATAGTTCAGAGCTAAGGGGAAATGTGAACGTAAAAGTCTACTCAAGAGATTTCTCTAAAGCTTATCACGATTTGCTAAATCATCAAGTAGAACGAAGAATGAAGAACTCTATTAAAATGGTGGGAGATTTCTGGTTTACTGCTTGGGTAAATGCCGGACAGCCCGATCTGGATATTTTAATTGATGAAAGAGCTATTTTCAGTACTGAAGAATTCATTCCCCAGGATAAAGGAGAGGAATTAAGAATACATGAAAGCGGTGTTCAGAATTGA
- a CDS encoding winged helix-turn-helix domain-containing protein: MFEPLDPLLHSQLRLAVMSLLMNVEEADFNFIKEKTSATSGNLSVQVNKLKDAGYIKVDKTFKDNYPHTSCKITEQGVDAFETYLNALRSYIKPTD; this comes from the coding sequence ATGTTTGAGCCATTAGATCCATTATTGCATTCTCAATTACGTTTGGCTGTTATGAGCCTTTTGATGAACGTTGAGGAAGCGGATTTTAACTTTATAAAGGAGAAAACAAGTGCCACCTCTGGAAATTTAAGTGTACAGGTTAATAAATTGAAGGATGCAGGTTATATAAAAGTGGATAAAACATTTAAGGACAATTATCCACACACAAGTTGTAAGATTACAGAACAAGGGGTTGATGCATTTGAAACGTATTTGAACGCTCTGCGATCATATATTAAGCCAACAGATTGA
- a CDS encoding tetratricopeptide repeat protein: MRNLSGILGIVLVMIVNAHITKAQEVDSLMYKAYLMNSESLWEAALDQYNEEWSIEKGIAYYGILNNTMVTKNEKKFDQFVDPALDYLEALEEKGIYRAEAMALRSSIYGFIMAYSPWKGMYYGPKSSGAIESALKANADSPIVHMISGSSLFYTPETFGGDKEAAIVSFKKAVELFEKHNYKGWLYINTLANLGQAYQEVGQHSKAIATYQKALAVEPEFRWVSSQLLPKAQASK, from the coding sequence ATGAGAAATTTAAGTGGAATTTTAGGAATTGTTTTAGTGATGATTGTGAATGCACACATTACCAAAGCACAGGAAGTCGATAGTTTAATGTATAAAGCCTATCTAATGAATAGTGAGAGTTTATGGGAGGCTGCTCTTGATCAGTACAATGAGGAATGGTCTATAGAGAAAGGCATTGCTTATTACGGAATTCTGAATAATACTATGGTCACCAAAAATGAAAAGAAGTTTGATCAGTTTGTAGATCCAGCATTAGATTATCTAGAGGCCTTAGAAGAAAAGGGTATTTATAGGGCAGAGGCCATGGCGCTGCGCTCGTCAATTTATGGATTTATTATGGCCTACTCCCCTTGGAAAGGCATGTACTATGGTCCAAAAAGTTCAGGAGCTATTGAAAGTGCATTGAAGGCCAATGCTGATTCACCTATTGTTCATATGATTTCGGGATCTTCATTATTTTATACACCTGAAACCTTTGGTGGAGATAAGGAAGCCGCAATCGTATCATTTAAGAAGGCAGTGGAGCTGTTCGAAAAGCATAATTACAAAGGATGGCTGTATATTAATACACTTGCAAATTTAGGACAAGCTTACCAAGAGGTCGGCCAGCATAGCAAGGCTATTGCCACATATCAGAAGGCTTTGGCTGTAGAACCTGAGTTCAGATGGGTTTCTTCCCAGCTTTTACCTAAGGCTCAAGCGAGCAAATAG
- a CDS encoding acyl-CoA thioesterase, which produces MAKQAKNPKDTYTIMTELVLPNDTNPLNNLMGGRLMHWMDIVSAIAAQKHCNRIVVTASVDNISFQHPIALGDVVTLEAKVTRAFSSSVEVHIVVKGENIPSGKKYPSNSAFFTFVAVDQSGRPIDVPELVPETDEEQELFDGALRRRQLRLVLGKRMKPEEATELKSIFKLNE; this is translated from the coding sequence ATGGCAAAACAAGCAAAAAACCCAAAAGATACTTATACTATAATGACCGAATTGGTATTGCCCAATGATACCAATCCGCTCAATAATCTTATGGGTGGACGTTTGATGCATTGGATGGATATTGTTTCAGCTATTGCAGCTCAAAAGCACTGCAACAGAATAGTAGTCACAGCTTCGGTTGATAATATTTCTTTTCAACATCCAATAGCCCTGGGAGATGTAGTGACTTTAGAAGCTAAAGTAACTAGAGCGTTTAGTTCTTCCGTGGAGGTTCATATAGTGGTTAAAGGGGAGAATATCCCTTCGGGAAAAAAATATCCTTCCAACTCAGCTTTTTTTACATTTGTTGCTGTGGATCAATCTGGAAGACCGATTGACGTTCCTGAATTAGTTCCTGAAACAGATGAGGAACAAGAACTTTTTGATGGGGCTCTGCGAAGAAGGCAATTACGATTAGTTTTAGGTAAGAGAATGAAGCCAGAAGAAGCTACAGAATTGAAGTCTATTTTTAAACTAAATGAGTAA
- a CDS encoding 2OG-Fe(II) oxygenase — translation MNISSNKLLLAIDQLSEIGYYVWDDFVSLEDVKNLVSIANEGRLSGDFKKAGIGKQALFQLDKSIRGDFIQWIDRGSKHEIVKKFLDQIELLKDKLNETCYLGIKDFETHFAIYPENTFYKKHVDRFQQNAHRVISFVLYLNENWEDGHGGELALYPSGTIEKVQPFAGRLLLFRSELEHEVLMSYKTRYSITGWMLDKNMDLTFLP, via the coding sequence ATGAATATAAGTTCCAACAAGCTTCTTTTAGCAATAGATCAATTGAGTGAAATAGGATACTATGTTTGGGATGATTTCGTCTCGCTAGAAGATGTAAAGAATCTCGTTTCGATTGCTAACGAAGGTCGTCTCTCCGGTGATTTTAAAAAAGCAGGAATTGGTAAACAAGCCCTTTTTCAGTTAGACAAAAGCATAAGAGGTGATTTTATACAATGGATAGACAGAGGTAGCAAGCATGAGATTGTCAAAAAGTTTTTAGACCAAATTGAATTACTGAAAGATAAATTAAATGAAACCTGCTATCTAGGAATTAAAGACTTTGAAACCCATTTTGCTATTTATCCTGAAAATACCTTTTATAAGAAACACGTAGATAGATTTCAACAAAACGCTCATCGGGTAATTTCTTTTGTTCTTTATCTAAACGAAAATTGGGAAGATGGTCATGGAGGCGAATTGGCACTTTATCCAAGTGGGACAATTGAGAAAGTGCAGCCGTTTGCTGGACGATTACTTCTATTTAGAAGCGAACTGGAACATGAGGTATTAATGTCCTATAAAACTCGCTATAGCATAACTGGCTGGATGCTAGACAAAAACATGGACCTAACATTTTTACCTTAA
- the radC gene encoding RadC family protein, with protein sequence MENEQYAAVSSIKSWAEADRPREKLITHGRAVLSDAELIAILIGSGTQSLSAIDVGKNILADVNNDLNHLAKFSVKELMKFRGIGEAKAISIIAALELGRRRKESAVQEKPKIVSSENAYDLLKSVMLDLNHEEFWVIMMNRANRVIRMKRVSSGGISGTVADVKIIFKEAIDQMASALILAHNHPSGNRNPSEQDIRLTKKMKESGLLLDIPVLDHIIFAEDKYYSFADEAML encoded by the coding sequence ATGGAAAATGAACAGTACGCTGCAGTCTCTAGTATTAAAAGTTGGGCCGAAGCAGACCGACCAAGGGAAAAATTAATAACCCATGGTCGAGCAGTCCTTTCCGATGCTGAGTTAATTGCTATTTTGATAGGCTCAGGAACACAATCTTTGTCAGCCATTGATGTTGGTAAGAATATCCTGGCAGACGTCAACAATGATCTAAATCATTTGGCTAAATTCTCGGTGAAAGAACTTATGAAGTTTAGAGGAATTGGTGAAGCGAAGGCAATTTCAATTATCGCGGCTTTAGAATTAGGTAGAAGGAGAAAAGAATCAGCTGTTCAGGAAAAGCCGAAAATTGTTTCCTCTGAAAATGCTTATGATTTGCTTAAATCAGTAATGCTAGATTTGAATCATGAAGAATTTTGGGTCATAATGATGAACAGGGCAAACCGCGTTATTCGAATGAAGAGGGTTAGTAGCGGTGGCATTTCTGGAACTGTAGCAGATGTTAAAATCATTTTTAAAGAAGCTATTGACCAGATGGCTTCAGCGCTTATATTAGCGCATAACCATCCTTCTGGAAATCGAAACCCAAGCGAGCAAGATATACGTTTGACAAAGAAAATGAAGGAAAGCGGTCTTTTGCTGGATATTCCGGTTTTAGATCATATTATTTTTGCAGAAGATAAGTACTACAGCTTTGCTGATGAGGCAATGCTTTAA
- the rpsT gene encoding 30S ribosomal protein S20 produces MANHKSALKRIRSSAARRLRNRYQAKTTRTYIRKLRATEDKAQAEDLLKTVTSMLDRLAKKNIIHKKKADNNKSKLAKHVAKLA; encoded by the coding sequence ATGGCAAATCACAAGTCAGCATTAAAAAGAATTCGCTCAAGTGCGGCAAGACGTTTGAGAAACAGATATCAGGCTAAAACCACTAGAACTTATATCCGTAAGTTGAGAGCTACAGAAGACAAAGCGCAAGCTGAAGACTTATTGAAAACTGTAACTTCAATGTTGGATAGATTGGCAAAGAAGAATATTATCCACAAGAAAAAAGCGGATAATAACAAATCTAAATTAGCCAAGCACGTAGCTAAATTAGCTTAA
- a CDS encoding PAS domain S-box protein has protein sequence MTLEEKDWTIPLIYLFAGIIWIGLSDELLFFLSDKFQFSTNTLNSLSQWKGFFYVALTTFLLYYLIKRKTKLILFVINDFKRLFHDNPNPMYIFDIHTKNIMLANKAASDQYAYTIQELSQLNLHDLRPDSEKEKLKAHLQNLTDDFKDSGEWIHQDKNGQLFYVNIFSHKTVYRGKECRIVNSININKKVLAEMERANFEKALDKAALVSVTGIDGNFQDLNSEFCRVSNYTKDELIGQSMEILESGEHDSKFWNDMWKKIKAGEIWRADVKNKSKSDEYYWVDIVISPIKNHEGQIYKFMSISYDITEKKKLELNQQKLLDDFTEYAFQTSHELRGPLTSMMSFTLLFEKYENQSLLIEKLKGTAAEMDKVIRKMNDSLSRTALELIQEKRDNQSSG, from the coding sequence ATGACACTTGAAGAAAAAGATTGGACTATACCTCTAATTTATCTATTTGCGGGAATAATATGGATTGGTCTTAGTGATGAATTACTATTTTTTTTGAGTGATAAGTTCCAGTTTAGCACAAATACGCTTAACAGCTTAAGCCAATGGAAAGGTTTCTTCTATGTTGCTCTAACAACCTTTCTCTTGTACTACTTAATAAAAAGAAAAACTAAGCTCATTTTATTTGTTATAAACGACTTTAAGCGTCTATTCCATGATAACCCTAATCCAATGTATATTTTTGATATCCATACCAAAAATATCATGTTAGCTAACAAGGCTGCAAGTGACCAATATGCATATACGATACAGGAATTGTCTCAATTAAATCTTCATGATTTAAGACCTGACTCAGAAAAGGAAAAACTGAAAGCGCATCTACAAAATTTGACCGATGACTTTAAAGATAGTGGGGAATGGATTCATCAAGATAAAAATGGTCAGCTTTTTTATGTAAATATCTTCTCACATAAAACCGTCTATAGAGGAAAAGAATGTCGAATTGTGAATTCCATTAACATCAATAAAAAAGTTTTAGCGGAAATGGAGCGTGCAAATTTTGAGAAAGCGTTGGATAAAGCTGCCTTAGTATCTGTAACAGGCATTGATGGAAACTTTCAAGACTTAAACAGTGAGTTTTGTAGGGTAAGCAATTACACCAAGGACGAATTAATTGGACAGTCTATGGAAATTTTGGAATCGGGAGAACACGATTCCAAGTTTTGGAATGATATGTGGAAAAAAATTAAGGCGGGAGAAATATGGAGGGCAGATGTTAAAAATAAAAGCAAATCAGATGAGTATTACTGGGTAGATATTGTAATCAGCCCAATTAAAAATCATGAAGGGCAAATCTACAAATTCATGTCAATCAGTTATGACATTACTGAAAAGAAAAAACTAGAACTTAATCAACAAAAGTTGCTGGATGATTTTACTGAATATGCCTTTCAAACTTCACATGAGCTGCGAGGCCCTCTAACCAGCATGATGAGTTTCACTTTACTATTCGAAAAATATGAAAACCAATCTCTTCTAATTGAGAAATTAAAAGGCACAGCAGCCGAAATGGATAAAGTCATTAGAAAAATGAACGACAGCTTAAGCAGAACTGCTTTGGAACTTATTCAAGAAAAAAGAGATAATCAATCTTCAGGATAA
- a CDS encoding aminotransferase class I/II-fold pyridoxal phosphate-dependent enzyme, whose translation MSLSSTPYRKHYHLFDEQNVDHMYFDISPAGEIDANKYSLYNFTGDPKLEYAEWDSRMDMMNSWFSDMKKSNRFLYERESIDGSKVVSKVIDPESKEIREMLNFASNDYLNLTQDKRILKKVNEVIDQYGGGAGGAPLLSGTMGIIRELQEKISSMKAMEASIVYTSGYAANIGTISGLLGHKDIAIYDMFSHASLIDGSKGSNKKFFAHNDPESLEKVLKSVQNKFINKLVVVDGVYSMDGDICNLPAILDIAHYYGAWVLVDEAHATGVIGKNGKGTVDYFGLEGKVDIITGTLSKSVGAVGGFVSASQKLINYLKYSSRSYMFSTSPYLPGVAAALEGLKLIENNEAGQERLWENIQYVKERLLKAGFNIGNAETAIFPIIIGDDNKVKEMTYRLHLRNIFVNPVPYPAVPRKLTRVRMTVTAGFTTEQLDYTLKQIEEIGKDLEII comes from the coding sequence ATGTCTTTATCTTCAACCCCATATAGAAAGCATTATCATCTGTTCGATGAGCAAAATGTAGATCATATGTATTTTGATATTTCTCCTGCAGGGGAAATAGATGCCAACAAATATTCTTTATATAATTTCACAGGTGATCCCAAACTCGAATATGCCGAATGGGATAGTCGAATGGATATGATGAATAGTTGGTTTTCGGATATGAAAAAAAGTAACCGATTTTTATATGAAAGAGAATCAATTGATGGCTCAAAGGTAGTTTCCAAAGTAATTGATCCGGAATCGAAGGAGATCAGAGAGATGCTCAATTTTGCTTCCAATGACTATTTGAATCTTACTCAAGACAAGAGAATATTGAAGAAGGTGAATGAAGTTATTGATCAATATGGAGGAGGTGCTGGTGGAGCTCCGTTATTGAGTGGGACAATGGGCATCATAAGAGAGTTGCAGGAGAAAATATCTTCAATGAAGGCTATGGAAGCCTCAATAGTCTATACTTCTGGTTACGCGGCCAATATTGGGACCATTTCAGGGCTATTAGGCCATAAGGATATCGCTATTTATGACATGTTTTCTCATGCCAGCCTGATTGATGGAAGTAAAGGCTCTAATAAGAAGTTCTTCGCACATAATGACCCCGAATCGCTGGAGAAAGTATTGAAAAGTGTCCAAAATAAGTTTATTAATAAACTAGTTGTGGTTGATGGTGTGTATTCCATGGATGGTGACATATGTAATTTACCAGCAATTTTGGACATTGCGCATTATTATGGGGCATGGGTTTTGGTGGATGAAGCGCACGCAACCGGAGTGATTGGTAAAAATGGAAAAGGGACTGTTGATTATTTTGGTCTAGAGGGAAAGGTAGATATTATTACCGGTACCTTAAGTAAATCTGTCGGTGCTGTAGGAGGGTTTGTTTCCGCCTCCCAGAAATTAATCAATTATTTAAAGTATAGTAGTAGGTCATACATGTTTTCCACCTCCCCATATTTGCCTGGAGTTGCAGCGGCTTTGGAAGGTTTAAAGCTAATTGAAAATAATGAGGCAGGTCAGGAAAGACTCTGGGAGAATATTCAGTACGTTAAAGAAAGATTGTTGAAAGCAGGGTTTAATATTGGGAATGCTGAAACTGCGATTTTTCCTATTATCATAGGGGATGACAACAAGGTCAAAGAAATGACATATAGATTGCATTTGAGAAATATTTTTGTAAATCCAGTGCCGTATCCAGCAGTTCCGAGGAAGCTAACTAGAGTGCGAATGACAGTTACCGCTGGCTTTACAACCGAGCAGTTAGACTATACCTTAAAGCAAATTGAAGAGATTGGTAAGGATTTGGAGATTATTTAA
- a CDS encoding S1C family serine protease, translating into MNKYLKTTISAFLGGIVGALLILQLTDKNQDSQINENSFKTPISQVSNQNYTADNANSTATIPDLDFVEASKNSRESVVYIKTVSEAYGRSSWLDLWLGGGGSMQQVGSGSGVIFKSDGYIITNNHVIEGADEIEVVRKKKTYKASLVGRDPSTDLAVLKIDDNNLPAISIGSSRDLKVGSWVLAVGNPFNLTSTVTAGIVSAKGRELNILKSNFPIESFIQTDAAINPGNSGGALVNPQGELVGINTAILSRTGSYAGYGFAVPIDIARKIATDIIEYGMVQKAFLGAEVSSLTTEIAEKLETEDLDGVVVSYIQEKGAANKANLQKGDIIRELNGEDITTHSEFEEKLSMLSPGDKLYLTIDRSGKKIQKELILTNSENTTELLKRDVYFSKSLGAEFESVPLVERNLLDITGGVRVVDVKNGFFKRLNIDEGFIITNINGTEVNSPKELSDILESVKGKVVVRGVNKKGVKGYYSYYF; encoded by the coding sequence ATGAATAAATATTTGAAAACAACAATAAGTGCGTTTCTAGGAGGAATTGTAGGAGCCCTTCTTATTCTGCAACTAACTGATAAAAATCAAGATTCCCAAATAAATGAAAATTCATTTAAGACTCCGATTAGCCAGGTATCGAATCAGAATTATACAGCAGATAATGCGAATTCCACTGCCACAATACCCGATTTAGATTTCGTGGAGGCGTCCAAAAATAGCCGTGAAAGTGTAGTGTACATTAAAACGGTTTCAGAAGCCTATGGCAGGAGTTCTTGGTTAGACTTATGGCTTGGTGGAGGCGGAAGTATGCAGCAAGTAGGCTCTGGTTCTGGAGTTATTTTCAAATCGGATGGTTACATCATTACTAATAATCACGTGATTGAAGGAGCAGACGAAATAGAAGTAGTCAGAAAGAAGAAAACCTATAAAGCGAGCTTAGTCGGACGAGACCCATCAACCGATCTGGCTGTTTTGAAAATTGATGACAATAATCTTCCAGCTATCTCCATCGGATCCTCAAGAGATTTAAAAGTAGGGTCATGGGTTTTGGCTGTTGGTAATCCTTTTAATTTGACCTCTACTGTAACAGCTGGCATTGTAAGTGCAAAAGGTAGGGAACTTAATATTTTGAAAAGCAATTTTCCAATTGAGTCTTTTATTCAAACGGATGCCGCTATCAACCCAGGTAATAGCGGTGGAGCTTTGGTAAACCCTCAGGGAGAATTGGTAGGAATTAATACGGCCATACTGTCACGAACCGGCTCTTATGCTGGTTACGGATTTGCTGTCCCCATTGATATTGCCAGAAAAATAGCTACCGATATTATAGAATATGGTATGGTACAAAAGGCTTTTCTAGGAGCAGAAGTTTCAAGTCTTACAACCGAAATAGCTGAAAAGTTGGAAACTGAAGATTTAGATGGAGTTGTAGTAAGCTACATTCAAGAAAAAGGTGCAGCTAATAAAGCGAACCTGCAGAAAGGAGATATCATCAGAGAATTAAATGGCGAAGATATTACTACACATTCAGAGTTTGAGGAAAAGCTGAGCATGTTGTCTCCGGGTGATAAACTCTATTTGACCATTGATAGAAGTGGGAAAAAAATTCAAAAGGAATTAATTCTGACTAACAGTGAAAATACTACAGAATTACTGAAACGAGACGTTTACTTCTCTAAATCATTAGGTGCTGAATTTGAAAGTGTCCCCCTTGTTGAAAGAAATTTACTGGATATCACTGGTGGAGTACGAGTGGTAGATGTAAAAAATGGGTTTTTTAAGAGGTTAAATATTGACGAAGGCTTTATTATCACGAACATCAATGGAACTGAGGTGAATAGTCCTAAAGAACTATCGGATATCTTAGAATCTGTAAAGGGAAAAGTAGTGGTTCGTGGAGTCAATAAGAAGGGCGTCAAGGGCTATTATTCCTATTATTTCTAG
- a CDS encoding TonB-dependent receptor gives MKTFLSLITLTLLLSSFAQAQTGLIKGVLIDTQNASLPYSNVAIYQATDSSLVTGSITNENGLFSINVEYGEYYLKISAVGFETYISKSIVVNATNSTVDVSTIRLQEDVQVMDAVEVKAMRPQVVVEADKMIVSVEGTAMAAGATAYEVLEKSPGVFVDQDGNIQLNGKSGVQVMIDGRRSYLSATDLQNMLQGMSADNIKTIEIINNPSAKYDAEGNAGIINITLKKNSIQGINGSINASYRYNEMQNYNSGIQLNHKKGKWNSFVNADLSQRGRIRDAGFYREITQTDGTLTIFDQTGKEYVNRVIPSIRVGTDYDINDMQSVGVMVNVYGQDVYHDFNIDTDLEQGANDFMINSDNQIDYQFLNTQANLHYVHKLDTNGTKITTDLNYVRLFNDGGSTFTNSYFQENNSEPFAVERLENENPFAYDIYSAQVDFEGKLLDEIKVEAGLKASHVVSDNLLNFYEIEDNQKTLDRNRSNHFIYTEQIFAGYSSFAGAIGEKVSYKVGLRGEQTVSSGESLTLNTVNERNYFNLFPSFFLQHNISDQYQVNYNYSRRIDRPNYHNLNPFVMYLDPYTWAQGNPYLRPQFTHSMSVTQTILGQYNLVLNYGLTSDFIAEVPTQNPEDGTTVFIQENIDDQVNYSATAVIPFQPFKWWSINSNISVFHQEFTTYLNGNQVENNATSAFARMGNTFILPNDFKLELNGDYRSNTVWGLYAIGEQWGIDFAVKKSFMDKKFDASINITDIFRTRRFEGSSNFNGNINEISQYFGQQSIGFTLRYMFSKGEEFKARQRNSNLEELNRAGG, from the coding sequence ATGAAAACTTTTTTATCTTTAATAACGCTAACTCTTTTGTTAAGCAGTTTTGCACAAGCGCAAACTGGCTTGATCAAAGGTGTCTTGATTGACACCCAAAATGCCTCGCTTCCTTATAGCAATGTAGCGATTTACCAAGCTACTGATTCAAGTTTAGTAACGGGCAGTATAACCAATGAAAATGGTCTTTTTAGTATCAATGTGGAGTATGGTGAATATTATTTAAAAATATCCGCTGTTGGTTTTGAAACCTACATTTCTAAAAGCATAGTTGTGAATGCTACTAATTCAACTGTTGATGTTTCGACTATTAGACTGCAGGAAGATGTGCAAGTGATGGATGCTGTAGAAGTGAAAGCTATGCGTCCACAAGTAGTTGTAGAAGCAGATAAAATGATTGTCTCAGTAGAAGGAACTGCAATGGCAGCAGGTGCTACGGCATATGAGGTTTTGGAAAAGTCCCCAGGCGTATTCGTGGATCAAGACGGAAATATTCAGCTGAATGGCAAATCTGGAGTTCAAGTAATGATTGATGGTCGAAGATCCTATTTATCTGCTACAGACTTACAGAATATGTTACAGGGCATGTCTGCAGATAATATCAAAACTATTGAAATCATTAATAATCCATCTGCCAAATATGATGCAGAGGGAAATGCTGGAATAATCAATATCACTCTGAAGAAAAATAGTATTCAAGGAATCAATGGAAGTATAAATGCAAGCTATCGTTATAATGAAATGCAAAATTATAACTCTGGAATACAATTGAACCATAAAAAAGGGAAGTGGAATTCATTTGTCAATGCGGATTTATCTCAAAGAGGAAGAATCAGAGATGCTGGGTTTTACAGAGAAATCACACAGACTGACGGTACTCTGACCATTTTTGATCAAACAGGTAAAGAGTATGTAAACAGAGTGATTCCATCGATTAGAGTAGGAACAGATTATGACATAAATGATATGCAGTCTGTTGGAGTAATGGTTAATGTTTATGGACAAGATGTCTACCATGACTTTAATATCGATACTGATTTAGAGCAAGGTGCTAACGATTTCATGATTAATTCTGATAATCAAATTGATTACCAGTTTTTAAATACACAGGCTAATTTGCATTATGTTCACAAATTGGATACTAACGGCACGAAAATCACCACGGATTTAAACTATGTTAGACTGTTTAATGATGGAGGATCTACTTTTACTAACAGCTATTTCCAAGAAAATAATAGTGAGCCATTTGCCGTAGAGCGACTAGAAAATGAGAACCCATTTGCATATGATATTTATTCAGCACAAGTGGATTTTGAAGGAAAATTACTTGATGAAATTAAGGTGGAAGCGGGACTAAAAGCAAGCCATGTGGTTTCGGATAATTTACTTAATTTTTATGAAATTGAGGATAATCAGAAAACACTCGATCGAAATCGGTCCAATCATTTTATTTATACAGAACAAATTTTTGCTGGCTATAGTAGTTTTGCGGGAGCGATTGGTGAAAAAGTATCATATAAAGTAGGTTTAAGAGGGGAGCAAACGGTTTCCTCTGGAGAATCTCTGACCCTAAATACAGTAAATGAGAGAAATTATTTTAATCTTTTCCCTAGCTTTTTCTTGCAGCATAATATATCAGATCAATATCAAGTGAACTATAACTACAGCCGTAGAATTGATAGACCCAACTACCATAATCTAAACCCATTTGTGATGTATTTGGACCCATACACCTGGGCTCAGGGAAATCCTTATTTGAGGCCACAGTTTACTCATTCTATGTCCGTAACACAAACCATTTTAGGTCAATATAATTTAGTATTGAACTATGGTTTAACAAGTGATTTCATAGCAGAGGTCCCTACACAAAATCCTGAAGACGGGACAACTGTGTTTATCCAAGAAAATATTGACGATCAAGTTAACTACAGTGCTACAGCGGTAATTCCCTTTCAACCATTCAAATGGTGGTCAATCAATAGCAATATATCCGTTTTTCACCAGGAATTCACTACCTATTTAAATGGAAACCAAGTGGAGAACAATGCTACCTCAGCTTTCGCTAGAATGGGCAACACTTTCATACTACCAAATGATTTCAAATTGGAGCTTAATGGTGACTATAGATCTAATACAGTTTGGGGACTATATGCAATTGGCGAACAATGGGGCATTGATTTTGCAGTTAAGAAAAGCTTCATGGATAAGAAGTTTGATGCATCCATAAATATTACAGATATCTTCAGAACCAGAAGATTTGAAGGGAGTTCAAATTTTAATGGTAACATTAATGAAATTAGTCAATATTTTGGACAACAAAGTATAGGATTTACGTTACGATATATGTTTAGCAAAGGTGAAGAATTTAAAGCCCGTCAAAGAAATAGTAATCTAGAAGAATTGAACAGGGCAGGAGGATAA